In Nocardioides sp. W7, the genomic stretch CCGACCGATCGAGAGCGGTGCTCGAGAGTCGAGGTCACCGTGGAGCACCAGGGTCGGGACGTCGATGGTGGGCAGGACGTCGCGAAGGTCTGACTCCGCCATGGCTCGAAGCATCGTCAGACTGGGTCCGGGGCGGATGTCGGACATCAGGGCGAGCATCCGCCCGACCATCTCCTCGGGCGCCGACTCGGTGAGCATCCCGGTGAGGTACGTGGCCAGCCAGTCCGCGGGCGGGTGGGTGAGGTCCTCGCCGATCCGCTGCAGGCGCCGCTGCACCTCATCGGCCGGCAGCGAGCCCGCCCAACCGGCGTACGCCCCGGTCAGGATCAGACTGCCCGGGAGGGTGGGGTGCCGGCCGAAGAGCGCGAGTGCGAGCGCGCCGCCGAACGAGATGCCGAGCACGTGGGGGCGGTGCAGCCCGAGAGCGGTCAGGAACTCCACGAGGCAGTCGGCGTAGTCGGCCATCCGGAACGACGCCGGGGGGTCGTCCGAGCCTCCGCATCCGGGAGCGTCCCAGGCGACGAGGGTGAACTCGTCGGTGAGGTCGTCGAACTGCGGCTGCCACGCCCGGCTGTCGAAGCCGAAGCCGCCGTGGAGGAGCACCAGAGCGGCACCCGATCCGGCACGCTGGTGGGTGATCCTCAGGCCGCCGCCCGGTGTCACCAGGTCCATCTCACCACGGTCGCACAGGGCGACGACCCGGGGAAGATCATCGTCAGGCAGCGGCTGGGTGGGAGACCTCGCGCAGGGGCGCGTAGGCAGCCCGATAGTTCCTGGGACCGAGGACGGGTGCACTCGCGTCACGCAGCCAGGCGGGCAGCGCGGCAAGTCGCGACATCTTGTCGGTGGCCGACCGGACGTGCTCGACCCGGGGGCGCCGGAGCCGTTCGAACTCAGGCCCCACCCCGCTCCAGTGCTCGACGGGGGTGCGGGCCAGCAGGTCACCGAGGACCAGGGCGTCCTCGAGGGCCATCGCCACACCCTGCGCCCACACCGGGCCGGTGGCGTGCGCGGCGTCGCCGACGAGCACGAGCCGCCCGTGGTGCCAGTGGTCGAGGTGCACCTCGTCGACCGGGGCATGGTGGAGCTCACCAGCCTGGAGCGCCTGGGCGACGGCCGCGGTCACCGGCTCGGGGAACCCCTCGGCCGCCTGCGCCAACCAGGAGCGGTCGGATCCGGTGCTCCCACCGCGGGTGCGGGCGGCGTACCCGTAGACGAGGCCCGCCCCGACCGGGATCAGCAGGAAGGTCTCGTCCCGACCGGCCCAGGCGGTCCAGCAGTCCACCCCAGGATCGGCAGCGACGAAGCGCCAGCTCGACCCGGTCATCGACGACGGGCGCAGGGCGTCGGTGTCGACGGCCTCCCGCATCGCCGAGTTGACGCCGTCGGCGCCGATCACGAAGTCGAAGTGGCGCGGCGACGGTGCACCCTCCACGTCGACGTCGACACCGGTGGGCGTGGGTCGGGCAGCCACGGCCCGGGCGCGCTCCAGCTCGGCCGCCCCGGGCAGTGGGAGGGCGTCGAGCAGGGCGCCATGGCGCACGCAGACCGGGCGCCCGACGTCGTGCCAGAAGCGATCGTCGTCCACGGCGAACAGCAACCGCCCGCGACGGTTGCGGTACTCCCGTCGTCGCACGGGTACGCCGCCGGCCAGCGCCCGGTCGGGCACGCCCAGCTCGGCCAGGGCTCGCACCGCGTTGCCCGGCAGGTTGACGCCCATCCCACGCCCGACGGACTCGCGCCGCTCGATGACGGTGCACCCCCTCCCGTGCCGCGCCAGGACCCGGGCGACGGCCCGTCCCGCGATCCCGCTGCCGACGACGAGGACGGAACCGGTCATCGGAGGTCGCCCTTGCGACCCCAGCCGATGTTGAGCGGGGACGTGAGTACGGCGACCCCGGAGCCCTCGGCGCGCTCGCGGACCACCGACTCCACGACGGCCCGCATCGTCGCCCGATCGGCCTCGCTGACGCCGACGTCGTCCAGGATGATCGCCGTGATCGGGTTGCTGAAGAGCATCCAGTCCCAGAGCTCCTGACCGGTGGCCAGCTCCAGTCGCTCCTGTTGCGTGGTGTCCACCTGCACGTCCCGCAGACCGGCGGCGACCAGGCGCTCGCGCAGCACGTCGGGGTCGGAGACCTGGAATTCCAGCGGCGGCGGATCCGGTAGGCCCTCGAACCCGGGGGCGACGGCCTGCAGGGCACGGATGAAGACCTGCAACACCTCGAACTCCGCGGGCGGGCCGTAGGCGACGAGCAGGACCCGACCCCCGGGCCTGGTCACCCGCACCATCTCGCGCAGGGCCAGTGCCTGGTCCGGGACGAGCATCACCCCGAACTGGGACCCGGTCACGTCGAACCGATCGTCCTCCAGATCGAGGGCGTGGGCGTCCATCACGGCAGCCGACGCCTCGCTCAGGCCCTCCGAGCGCGCTCGCGACTCGAACTGGGTCACCATCTGCGGCGCCCAGTCGGTCGCCAGCACCGTGGCACCCAGACGTGCGGCGGCCAGTCCCAGACCACCCGGTCCCGCGGCGACGTCGAGGAACCTCTCGCCGGGGCTCAGCCCCACCAGGCGGAGAGCCGCGGCCGAGAGCGACTGCTCGCCCGGCGCGACGTGCTCGGCGTACCCGGTCGCGATCGCGTCCCAGGCCTCCTGGGGCGCGAAGTCGGCGTGCTCAGCGGGGGATGTCTCGTGGTCGATGGTCATCTTCTCTGTCCTCTCGGGGAAGGCGGTTGCAGCCGACGCTAGGAAGCGGACCCGCGAGTGCGCATCGGAAGGAACACCCATTCGGGTCGGACCCGCGATGGGTGGTCCGGCCGACGCGTCGCCGCGGTCCCGGTTCCTAGCGTGGTGCTCCGACCCGTCGCCAGGAGGAGCCATGGAACACGTCGAGACCGTCATCGTCGGCGCCGGACAGGCCGGTCTGGCGACAGCGCAGCGCCTGCGCAGGCGCGGCCGGGACTGCGTGGTTCTCGACCACCACCGGCGGGTCGGCGACAACTGGCGCCAGCAGTGGGACAGCCTGCGGCTCTACTCGCCGGCGAGGTTCGACGGGCTGCCGGGCCTGCGGTTCCCCGCGGATCCGTGGTCGTTCCCGACCAAGGACGACGTGGCGGACTACCTCGAGGCGTACGCCGCCCGGTGGGACCTGCCGGTCCGGCTCGGCGTTCGCGTCGAGGGCCTCGCCCCGGCCGCCGGCCACGGCTTCGTCGTCACGGCGGACGCCGGGCCCGTCCACTGCGACCACGTGGTGGTCGCGACCGGCACCTTCGGGCGGACGCCCGTGATCCCCGACTACGCCGCGGAGCTGGACGAGTCGGTCCTTCAGCTGCACTCCAGTGAGTACCGGCGAGCCGGGCAGCTCCGGGACGGGCCGGTGCTGGTGGTCGGAGCCTCGCACTCCGGCACGGACATCGCCTACGAGCTGGCGCTCACGCAGCCGACCACCCTCGTCGGCCGGGACTGCGGTGAGATCCCGATCCGCCTGGAGTCACCACTGATCCCCGTCGTCTTCCCCGTGCTGGTGTTCGCGTGGCGCCACGTCCTGACGCGTCGTACGCCGATGGGCCGCAAGGAGATGTCCGCGATCCGCTTCCACGGCGGGCCGCAGTTGAGGGTCAAGCGGGCCGACCTCGACGAGCGCGGGGTGGTCCGGCACGAGGCCCGGGTGGTCGGGGTGCGCGACGGGCTCCCGCTGCTGGCCGACGGAACGGTCGTGGCCGCCACCAACGTGATCTGGGCGACCGGCTTCCGGCAGGCGTTCGACTGGATCGACCTGCCGATCCTCGGCGCCGACGGGTGGCCCCGCGAGCATCGGGGGGTGGCCGACGACGTGCCCGGGCTGTACTTCTGCGGCCTCTCCTTCCAGTACGCGTTCTCCTCGATGCTGCTGGCCGGCGCCGGTCGGGACGCCGAGCACGTCGCACGACACATCGCCGGAAGCACGCCCCGACGTGACCACCACGCAGCCTGACTCGCCCGCCGGGCCGGACCCCGCTCCGGGAGTATCGTCCGACGAGGAGGTGCCTCTCGTGGGCGTGATCGACGACCTGGTGCAGGCTCGTACCGACTACGAGCGGGGCGACTGGACGGCCGCTCTCGACCTCTGGTCCGACCTCCAGCCCGACCAGATGAGCGCCGACGACCTGCGCGACGCCGCGCTGGCGGCGTACCTGCTCGGGCGTCGCGAGGCCTCTGTGGACTTCCACCAGCGAGCGTTCTCGCTGTACCAGCAGGCTGGATCTGGCGCTGGGGCGCTGTCCTGCTGCTTCCACCTCGCGATGATCTTCGGCTCGGGCGGTGAGCACGCCCTGGAGAGCGGTTGGACGACTCGTGCCGAGCGACTCCTCGACGACCTGGACGACAACGCGGTCGAGCACGGGTACGTCGCGCTCCTGCACCTGTACCGCCACCTCGGAACGGGCAACCTGCCGGCCGCCACCGAGGCCGCTCTGGCGGTCGTCGTCGTGGGGAGGCGGCACCGGGATCCCGATCTGCTCGCCCTCGGCCTGAGCTGCCAGGGCAGGCTCGCGATCTACTCCGGCCACCTCGCGGACGGGTTGGCGCTCCTCGACGAGGCGATGGCCGGCGCCGCGGCCCACGAGCTGACGCCGGTGATCTTCGGACACGTCTACTGCGCCGCCATCGAGGGCTGCCAGGAGATCGCCGACTTCGGCAGGGTGGCCGAGTGGACCTCGGCCCTGCACCGCTGGTGTCTCGCCCAGCCCGGCCTGGTGGCGTTCACCGGTCAGTGCTCGGTGCATCGCGGTCAGCTGATGCGGGTGCACGGTGCGTGGCCGGAGGCGCTGGACGAGTTCGCGAGCGCGATCGAGCGCTACCGCCTGGCCGACGCGGTGGCCGCGATGGGTCTCGCGGAGTGCGAGCGGGGCGACGTGCTGCGCCAGCGCGGCGAGTACGACGCGGCCGAGGCGGCGTACCAGCGATCGAGCGAGCACGGCTACGACCCGCAGCCCGGTCTGGCGCTGCTGTGGCTCGCGCGCGGGGCGAACGACGCCGCCCTCGCCGCCGTACGCCGACTGGTGGCGGAGGTTGTGGACCCGGTCGCCCAGTGCCGACTGCTGCCGTCGGCGGTCGACGTCCTGGTGAGCGCCGGCGCCCTGGAGGAGGCCCGCGCGGTCGCTGCCCGACTCGACGAGGTGGCCGCACACGTCGGCACCGAGGCGTTGCAGGCGTGTGCGGCCTTCGCCTCGGGCACGCTGGAGCTCGCGGTCGGTGACGCCGCCGGCGCGCTGCCCTACCTGCGCAAGGCCCGTCAGCTGTGGACCCACGCGCAGAGCCCCTACGAGATCGCGCGGGTACGACTCGTGACGGGACGCGCCCTGAGCGCCGTCGGCGATGCCGAGTCGGCCCGACAGGAGCTGGAGATCGCGCGCGCCACGTTCCGCGAGCTGGGCGCGACGCCGGCCGCGGCGGAGGTCGAGCGCCTGCTGCGACCGGCCGCACACCCGGCCGGGCTGACCGACCGAGAGGTCGAGGTGCTGAGCCTGGTCGCGTCGGGCCGGAGCAACACCCAGATCGCAGCGGTCCTGGTGCTGAGCGAGAAGACGGTGGCTCGCCACCTCTCGAACATCTTCGTCAAGCTGGAGGTCGGGTCGCGCACGGCCGCGGCGGCGTACGCCTTCGAGCACCACCTCGTCTGAGATCCCTGCGACTGCGCGCCGCGCCTGCGACCCCAGCGATGAGATAGGTCGGAGGGCACTCGAATGTAGTCATTTCGACCCGCCGGAGAAAGAGATGTCTTAGCCTGCTCGGAGCAGGGGTGTCGATGGGACGGCCCCTCGTCACGAAGGAACTTGTCTGTGCGTCTGAGCCTCCGCCGCAGTCTCATGTCTCTGGGGGCGGCCGCCGCCCTCGTCCTTTCCGGGCTTGCCATGGCCCCCGTCCAGGCCGCGTCCGGCGAGGGCGAGCTGACCCTCACCATGGTCGACCCGTCCGGAGCGAAGCTGAGCGCCGTGTACTACGCGGTTCCGGTGGGATCGATCAGCCTCGGCGGATCTGGCCTCGAGTACTTCGGGGATGCGGACACCGAGACTGTTCCGTCGGCCCGGTACGGCATCGTCGCGATGTCCCCCTGGGGCGGCCTGCTCTGTGCCGGTGTCACCCCGTGCGACGCCAGCATCCTGTTCGGGGGTGCCGAGATCTCGGTCGCCGGCGTCGTCGACGTCCCCGAGGAGGGCACCGCGAGCTACACGTTCCAGGCGCCGACCCCGGGAGTCGTCGTCGGCAGTCCGAAGGCGGGCGCCACCCTGGCCGTCGACTTCTCCGAACCGATGGACCGTCTCTACGACCTCTTCGGCGGCCTCTACGGCAACACGCAGTGGCTGCGCGACGGCGTGGTGATCCCGGGTGCGACCGGCACGTCGTACTCCATCCGCATCGCCGACGTCGGTCACACCATCCAGCCGCGGATCTCCTCGTCGGGCCTGCTGTTCGGGGAGATCTTCGGTAGCGCGGGCTCGTTCGCCGAGAAGAAGACGCTCACGGGGAAGAAGATCGAGAAGGTCCGGACGAAGGCCAACGTGACCACCTTCCGCCGGGTGGTTCCCGCGGGTCTCGCGAAGAGTGCGTGGGTCGACGTGGTCTCCGCGCAGGGCAATATCTCCGGCAAGGTGACCGTCCAGGTCGGCAAGTGGAAGAAGACCAAGCGGCTCTGGAACGGCAACACCCGGGTCCTGCTGCCCAAGCTGAAGCGCGGCAGGTACGCCGTGAAGGTGAGCTACCCCGGGACCGACGTCTACGCGCCTTCGAAGGACAGGATCGTCATCCGCGTCAAGTAGTCCTGAAGCACCGAGAACGAACGGTCGGGGCACGCCACCTATTCTGGGAGGCGTGCCCCGACTGCTTCAGCCACGTCTGCTGGGCGCGCATCTCCTGGCGCTCGTGCTGGTGGCGACGGCCGGTCTGCTGGGCTACTGGCAGTACGACTCCTGGCAGGAGCGCCGGGCCGCGGAGGCCGCGGACCTGAGCGACCTCGAGCCCGAGCCGCTGGTCGACGTACTCGGCCCGGACGACCCGTTCCCGGCCGACAAGGTCGGCCAACCGGTCGAGGTCGGCGGCACCTGGGTGCCCACGGGCACGGTCTACGTCTCCGGTCGTGAGCACGACGGCCAGGACGGCTACTGGGCCGTCACCCCGATGGCCGTCGGCGACAGCGACGCACCCGCGCTGCCGATCGTGCGCGGCTGGGTCGCCGATCCCGAGGCGGCGCCGGCGCCACCGACCGGCCCGGTCGAGCTGGTGGCGTGGCTGCAGCCGACCCAGGGCACCAACGAGGCCGACTCCGACCGCAGCGACGACATCCTCCCGCAGGTCCGCACCGCCGACCTGATCCAGCACGTCGACCAGGACCTGTACGGCGCGTACGCCGTCGCCATCGAGCCGCTGGACGGCCTCGAACCCGCGACCCTCGAGCAGCTGCCCGACGCCGGGACGTTCACCGCGCTGAAGAACTTCCTCTACGCGATCGAGTGGTGGATCTTCGGAGCCTTCGCCGCCTTCATCTGGTGGCGCTGGGTGCGCGACCTCACGCTCCAGGAGGACGAGGCGGAGGACGCCGATCCCCACCCGGTACCGTCGGAGCCGTGAACCGCAACCTGACCGCCTACCGCGTGATGGCCACGATCGTCGGCGTGCTGCTGGTCGTCCTGATCCTCGTCGGCGTGCCGTTGAAGTACCTCGCCGGCGATGGCACCGACCTCCAGGAGATCGGGGCGTGGATCACCACCAACCTCGGCGTCCTGCACGGCTGGCTCTACATGATCTTCCTGTTCGCGGCCTTCATGCTGGCGCGCCGCGAGGCCTGGGAGCTGCCGTACACCCTCGTCACCCTGATCTGCGGGACCGTGCCGGTGCTGAGCTTCTGGGCCGAGCACCGCGCCACCCAGCGGGTCCGCGCCGAGGCGGCGGCCGACGCCCTCGAGCCCGACCCCTCCCGCTAGCCCATGACGACCGCGTTCGTCCTCGGTGGTGGGGGCGTGCTGGGCGCGGTCGAGGTCGGCATGCTCCGCGCCCTCCTCGAGCGAGACATCGTCCCGGACCTGGTGCTCGGCACCAGCGTGGGCGCGCTCAACGGCGCGCTCGTCGCCCGGGAGCCCGCCCCGAGTGTCGTCGAGCGGCTCACCGAGCTGTGGCGCGGAGCCAACGAGTCCGGCCGCGAGGTGTACGGCGACCGGCCGCTGCGGACCGTGCGCCGCGCGGTGTCGACCGGCACCCACATCTACTCCTCGGCGCCCTTGAAGCAGCGACTCACCGAGGAGCTGGGTGAGACCACCTTCGAGGAGCTGCCCGTGCGGCTCCAGGTCTGCGCGGCCAGCATCGAGCGCGCCGCCGAGCACTGGTTCAGCACCGGCCCGGTCGTGGACGCCGTGGTCGCGAGTGCCGCCGTACCCGGCCTGCTGCCGCCGGCGAAGGTCGGCGACGAGCACTTCCTCGACGGCGGCATCGTGAACTCCGTGCCCCTCGGCCGCGCGGTCGCGCTGGGCGCCACCCGGGTCTTCGTCCTCCAGGTCGGCCGGTTCGACCGGCCGTTGACGGTGCCGCGTCGACCCTGGGAGGTTGCCCGGGTGTCCTTCGAGATCGCCCGCCGCCACCGGTTCGTCCGCGAGCTCGACGAGCTGCCGCCGGGGGTCGAGGCGCACGTACTGCCCGCGCGCGGCACCTCCACGCGCGACGACACGTTCTTCGGCAGCAAGGACTTCAAGACCGTCCAGCTCCGCATCGACGCGACGTACGACGCCTGCGTGACGTACCTGGACGAGCTGGCCTGACGCCGTGCTGACCTGGGCGGTGCGCCGATTCGTGGTGGCGCCGGCCGTGGTCGGGCTGACCGTCCTGGTCTGGTTCTCCCTCCCCCTCTGGCTGGTGGCCGCCGCCGCGCTCTCGCCGGTGGTCCCCGGCCGCTGGCGGGTGCTGCGGCTGCTCTGGATCGTGGTCGTCTACCTGACGATCGAGACCCTGATGCTGCTGGTGATGTGGGGCGCGTGGTTCGCCTCGGGGTTCGGCCGCACGATCCGCCGGCCCTACTGGGAGGGCATCCACTACGACCTCGTGCAGGGCGTGATGTGGGTCTTCTTCCGCGAGGCGAAGCGGGTGCTGCGGCTGACGATCGAGACCGACGGGCCGTCGCCGGACGCGCACCCCGGCGTCCCGATCCTGGTCTGCAGCCGGCACGCCGGCCCCGGCGACTCGTTCACGCTCATCCACGCGCTGATGCACTGGTACGGCCGTGAGCCGCGGGTCGTCCTGAAGGACACCCTCGCCTGGGACCCGATGATCGACGTGGTGCTGAACCGGATCCCCGCCCGCTTCATCACCCCGAACCCGGCCGAGGGCCAAGACCTGCAGTCGCAGATCGCGGCCCTGGCGAGCGGGCTCGACGGGAACGACGCGTTCGTGATCTTCCCCGAGGGCGGCAACTTCACCGAGAAGCGCCGGGACCGGGCGATCGCGCGGCTGCGCCGGCTCGGCATGGAGCGGATGGCCACGCGGGCCGAGTCGATGATCCACGTGCTCGCGCCCCGGCCGGGCGGCTTCCTCGCGGCGTTGGACGCGGCGCCCGACGCGGACGTCGTGCTGGTCGCGCACACCGGGCTCGACCACCTGCTCACCGTCGGCGACGTGTGGCGCGAGCTGCCGATGGACAAGCAGATCGTGATGCGCTGGTGGCAGGTGCCGCGCGCCGAGATCCCGGAGGACCGGGACGAGCGGATCGACTGGC encodes the following:
- a CDS encoding SURF1 family protein; translation: MPRLLQPRLLGAHLLALVLVATAGLLGYWQYDSWQERRAAEAADLSDLEPEPLVDVLGPDDPFPADKVGQPVEVGGTWVPTGTVYVSGREHDGQDGYWAVTPMAVGDSDAPALPIVRGWVADPEAAPAPPTGPVELVAWLQPTQGTNEADSDRSDDILPQVRTADLIQHVDQDLYGAYAVAIEPLDGLEPATLEQLPDAGTFTALKNFLYAIEWWIFGAFAAFIWWRWVRDLTLQEDEAEDADPHPVPSEP
- a CDS encoding NAD(P)-binding domain-containing protein, encoding MEHVETVIVGAGQAGLATAQRLRRRGRDCVVLDHHRRVGDNWRQQWDSLRLYSPARFDGLPGLRFPADPWSFPTKDDVADYLEAYAARWDLPVRLGVRVEGLAPAAGHGFVVTADAGPVHCDHVVVATGTFGRTPVIPDYAAELDESVLQLHSSEYRRAGQLRDGPVLVVGASHSGTDIAYELALTQPTTLVGRDCGEIPIRLESPLIPVVFPVLVFAWRHVLTRRTPMGRKEMSAIRFHGGPQLRVKRADLDERGVVRHEARVVGVRDGLPLLADGTVVAATNVIWATGFRQAFDWIDLPILGADGWPREHRGVADDVPGLYFCGLSFQYAFSSMLLAGAGRDAEHVARHIAGSTPRRDHHAA
- a CDS encoding DUF3817 domain-containing protein; its protein translation is MNRNLTAYRVMATIVGVLLVVLILVGVPLKYLAGDGTDLQEIGAWITTNLGVLHGWLYMIFLFAAFMLARREAWELPYTLVTLICGTVPVLSFWAEHRATQRVRAEAAADALEPDPSR
- a CDS encoding methyltransferase domain-containing protein; this encodes MTIDHETSPAEHADFAPQEAWDAIATGYAEHVAPGEQSLSAAALRLVGLSPGERFLDVAAGPGGLGLAAARLGATVLATDWAPQMVTQFESRARSEGLSEASAAVMDAHALDLEDDRFDVTGSQFGVMLVPDQALALREMVRVTRPGGRVLLVAYGPPAEFEVLQVFIRALQAVAPGFEGLPDPPPLEFQVSDPDVLRERLVAAGLRDVQVDTTQQERLELATGQELWDWMLFSNPITAIILDDVGVSEADRATMRAVVESVVRERAEGSGVAVLTSPLNIGWGRKGDLR
- a CDS encoding 1-acyl-sn-glycerol-3-phosphate acyltransferase — its product is MLTWAVRRFVVAPAVVGLTVLVWFSLPLWLVAAAALSPVVPGRWRVLRLLWIVVVYLTIETLMLLVMWGAWFASGFGRTIRRPYWEGIHYDLVQGVMWVFFREAKRVLRLTIETDGPSPDAHPGVPILVCSRHAGPGDSFTLIHALMHWYGREPRVVLKDTLAWDPMIDVVLNRIPARFITPNPAEGQDLQSQIAALASGLDGNDAFVIFPEGGNFTEKRRDRAIARLRRLGMERMATRAESMIHVLAPRPGGFLAALDAAPDADVVLVAHTGLDHLLTVGDVWRELPMDKQIVMRWWQVPRAEIPEDRDERIDWLFAWWERIDAWIQQNRPEETSGRS
- a CDS encoding patatin-like phospholipase family protein — translated: MTTAFVLGGGGVLGAVEVGMLRALLERDIVPDLVLGTSVGALNGALVAREPAPSVVERLTELWRGANESGREVYGDRPLRTVRRAVSTGTHIYSSAPLKQRLTEELGETTFEELPVRLQVCAASIERAAEHWFSTGPVVDAVVASAAVPGLLPPAKVGDEHFLDGGIVNSVPLGRAVALGATRVFVLQVGRFDRPLTVPRRPWEVARVSFEIARRHRFVRELDELPPGVEAHVLPARGTSTRDDTFFGSKDFKTVQLRIDATYDACVTYLDELA
- a CDS encoding NAD(P)/FAD-dependent oxidoreductase gives rise to the protein MTGSVLVVGSGIAGRAVARVLARHGRGCTVIERRESVGRGMGVNLPGNAVRALAELGVPDRALAGGVPVRRREYRNRRGRLLFAVDDDRFWHDVGRPVCVRHGALLDALPLPGAAELERARAVAARPTPTGVDVDVEGAPSPRHFDFVIGADGVNSAMREAVDTDALRPSSMTGSSWRFVAADPGVDCWTAWAGRDETFLLIPVGAGLVYGYAARTRGGSTGSDRSWLAQAAEGFPEPVTAAVAQALQAGELHHAPVDEVHLDHWHHGRLVLVGDAAHATGPVWAQGVAMALEDALVLGDLLARTPVEHWSGVGPEFERLRRPRVEHVRSATDKMSRLAALPAWLRDASAPVLGPRNYRAAYAPLREVSHPAAA
- a CDS encoding helix-turn-helix transcriptional regulator, with the protein product MGVIDDLVQARTDYERGDWTAALDLWSDLQPDQMSADDLRDAALAAYLLGRREASVDFHQRAFSLYQQAGSGAGALSCCFHLAMIFGSGGEHALESGWTTRAERLLDDLDDNAVEHGYVALLHLYRHLGTGNLPAATEAALAVVVVGRRHRDPDLLALGLSCQGRLAIYSGHLADGLALLDEAMAGAAAHELTPVIFGHVYCAAIEGCQEIADFGRVAEWTSALHRWCLAQPGLVAFTGQCSVHRGQLMRVHGAWPEALDEFASAIERYRLADAVAAMGLAECERGDVLRQRGEYDAAEAAYQRSSEHGYDPQPGLALLWLARGANDAALAAVRRLVAEVVDPVAQCRLLPSAVDVLVSAGALEEARAVAARLDEVAAHVGTEALQACAAFASGTLELAVGDAAGALPYLRKARQLWTHAQSPYEIARVRLVTGRALSAVGDAESARQELEIARATFRELGATPAAAEVERLLRPAAHPAGLTDREVEVLSLVASGRSNTQIAAVLVLSEKTVARHLSNIFVKLEVGSRTAAAAYAFEHHLV
- a CDS encoding alpha/beta hydrolase; the encoded protein is MDLVTPGGGLRITHQRAGSGAALVLLHGGFGFDSRAWQPQFDDLTDEFTLVAWDAPGCGGSDDPPASFRMADYADCLVEFLTALGLHRPHVLGISFGGALALALFGRHPTLPGSLILTGAYAGWAGSLPADEVQRRLQRIGEDLTHPPADWLATYLTGMLTESAPEEMVGRMLALMSDIRPGPSLTMLRAMAESDLRDVLPTIDVPTLVLHGDLDSRAPLSIGRELHEQIPGSQLVVLPGVGHLSNVEAAGAFNREVRSFVRTASTR